From one Streptomyces spiramyceticus genomic stretch:
- a CDS encoding ATP-binding protein: MADHQEVSVTLPSEPASVSAARRYVAEILGEWGMPPDSDAADTVRLIVSELATNAVQHTFGQSPTFTVDVQLDRDERLRIGVTDSHPRWPKRLPAAVQQDNGRGIVIIRCLTLECGGRLSVQPTQEGGKTVWIALPWNVPVKQ; the protein is encoded by the coding sequence ATGGCAGACCACCAGGAAGTATCCGTCACTCTGCCGAGCGAGCCGGCCTCGGTCTCAGCGGCACGGAGATACGTCGCCGAGATTCTCGGCGAGTGGGGGATGCCCCCCGACTCCGATGCCGCCGATACCGTTCGGCTTATCGTTTCGGAGCTGGCAACAAATGCCGTCCAGCACACTTTCGGCCAGTCGCCCACCTTCACCGTGGACGTACAGCTGGACCGGGACGAGAGGTTGCGCATCGGCGTCACAGACAGCCACCCCCGGTGGCCGAAACGGTTGCCCGCCGCCGTTCAGCAGGACAACGGGCGCGGCATAGTGATTATCCGCTGTCTCACCCTGGAGTGCGGCGGCCGGCTGAGCGTCCAGCCCACGCAGGAGGGTGGCAAGACCGTGTGGATCGCGCTCCCCTGGAACGTCCCCGTCAAGCAGTGA
- a CDS encoding urease subunit beta, giving the protein MIPGEILYADDPVALNQGRPVTRLTVLNAADRPVQVGSHYHFAEANPGLDFDRAAARGLRLNIAAGTAVRFEPGIPVDVELVPIGGRRIVAGLRGETGGALDA; this is encoded by the coding sequence ATGATCCCCGGAGAGATCCTGTACGCCGACGACCCCGTTGCTCTCAACCAGGGCCGCCCCGTCACCCGCCTCACCGTCCTGAACGCCGCCGACCGGCCCGTCCAGGTCGGCTCCCATTACCACTTCGCCGAGGCCAACCCCGGTCTCGACTTCGACCGCGCCGCCGCCCGCGGCCTGCGGCTGAACATCGCCGCGGGCACCGCCGTGCGCTTCGAGCCCGGCATCCCCGTCGACGTCGAACTCGTTCCCATCGGCGGACGGCGCATCGTCGCCGGTCTGCGCGGGGAGACCGGAGGTGCCCTCGATGCCTGA
- a CDS encoding C40 family peptidase — protein sequence MTAHTYVPHRLSRAGAASALTLVALGGTMLVPGAATEAHAASHSTKALKIAASKKGAPYMRGATGPNRFDCSGLTLYSFKKAGKSLPRTAQSQYNRTRHISASGRQPGDLVFFHYGRSVYHVGIYAGNGKIWHSPKTGSHVKLERIWSNSVWYGRVR from the coding sequence ATGACCGCGCACACGTATGTTCCGCACCGGCTCTCCCGGGCCGGGGCCGCCTCGGCTCTCACGCTCGTCGCCCTCGGCGGCACCATGCTGGTGCCGGGGGCCGCCACCGAGGCACATGCCGCGTCGCATTCGACGAAGGCGCTCAAGATTGCCGCATCGAAGAAGGGTGCCCCGTACATGCGCGGGGCAACGGGCCCGAACCGGTTCGACTGCTCGGGGCTGACGCTCTATTCGTTCAAGAAGGCCGGCAAGAGCCTGCCACGCACTGCGCAGTCCCAGTACAACAGGACGCGGCACATCTCCGCCTCCGGCAGGCAGCCCGGCGACCTCGTCTTCTTCCATTACGGTCGCAGCGTCTACCACGTGGGCATCTATGCGGGCAACGGCAAGATCTGGCACTCCCCGAAGACCGGCTCCCACGTGAAGCTGGAGAGGATCTGGTCCAATTCCGTGTGGTACGGCCGGGTGCGCTGA
- a CDS encoding 8-amino-7-oxononanoate synthase → MPQGPGPFDWIDEQARLRDRAGLVRTLRPRPAESAVLDLASNDYLGLTRRPEVTSAAAEAARRWGAGATGSRLVTGSTDLHAELERELADFCGFEAALVLSSGYAANLAALTALSGHGSLIVSDALNHASIVDGCRLSRADTAVVPHADPDAVRKTLDAHDGRAIAVTDSVFSVDGDAAPLPELAEACRAHGAALVVDDAHGLGVLGDGGRGALDAAGLAGADGVVATLTLSKSLGSQGGAVLGPARVIDHLVNTARTFIFDTGLAPAAAGAALASARLLRREPGLAARARTVAVSLHRGLTDAGLSAVRPDAAVVSVLAPSPEAAVRWAADCREAGLAVGCFRPPSVPDGISRLRLTARADLTDQQIEEAVATVLRTAPVVGNNHIRISNVRKGEDNGGGAR, encoded by the coding sequence ATGCCCCAGGGACCGGGACCGTTCGACTGGATCGACGAGCAGGCACGGCTGCGCGACAGGGCCGGGCTCGTCAGGACGCTGCGTCCGCGCCCCGCCGAGTCCGCCGTCCTCGACCTGGCGAGCAACGACTACCTCGGCCTCACCCGCCGCCCCGAGGTCACCTCCGCCGCGGCCGAGGCGGCCCGCCGCTGGGGCGCGGGCGCCACCGGTTCGCGGCTCGTCACCGGCAGCACCGACCTGCACGCCGAACTGGAGCGGGAGCTGGCCGATTTCTGCGGCTTCGAGGCCGCACTCGTCCTCTCCTCCGGTTACGCCGCCAACCTCGCCGCCCTCACCGCGCTCAGCGGCCACGGCTCCCTGATCGTCTCCGACGCCCTCAACCACGCCTCGATCGTCGACGGCTGCCGGCTCTCGCGCGCCGACACAGCGGTCGTGCCGCACGCCGACCCCGACGCCGTACGCAAGACGCTCGACGCGCACGACGGGCGGGCGATCGCCGTCACCGACTCGGTCTTCTCGGTCGACGGCGACGCGGCGCCGCTGCCGGAGCTGGCGGAGGCCTGCCGCGCCCACGGTGCGGCCCTCGTCGTCGACGACGCCCACGGGCTCGGGGTCCTCGGCGACGGCGGCAGGGGCGCGCTGGACGCGGCGGGCCTGGCCGGTGCGGACGGTGTCGTCGCCACGCTGACCCTGTCCAAGTCCCTGGGCAGCCAGGGCGGAGCGGTCCTCGGCCCGGCCCGGGTCATCGACCACCTCGTCAACACAGCACGTACGTTCATCTTCGACACGGGTCTGGCACCGGCCGCAGCCGGCGCGGCGCTGGCGAGCGCACGGCTGCTGCGCCGTGAGCCGGGGCTTGCCGCCCGCGCTCGTACCGTCGCGGTCTCGTTGCACCGGGGACTGACCGACGCCGGTCTGTCCGCCGTACGCCCGGACGCCGCCGTGGTGTCGGTCCTGGCGCCCTCACCGGAGGCGGCGGTGCGGTGGGCCGCCGACTGCCGCGAGGCGGGCCTGGCCGTGGGCTGCTTCCGGCCCCCGTCGGTGCCGGACGGGATCTCCCGCCTCAGGCTCACCGCCAGGGCCGACCTCACGGACCAGCAGATCGAGGAGGCGGTGGCCACCGTCCTGCGGACCGCGCCCGTGGTCGGGAACAATCACATTCGGATCAGCAATGTTCGAAAGGGAGAAGATAATGGTGGTGGCGCGCGGTGA
- a CDS encoding urease subunit alpha, producing the protein MPELVRPVYADLFGPTTGDRIRLADTDLLIEIEEDRCGGPGRAGDEAVFGGGKVIRESMGQARTTRADGAPDTVITGVVVLDHWGIVKADIGIRDGRITGVGKAGNPDTMDGVHPDLVIGPETEIIAGNGKILTAGTIDAHVHFISPTIVDQALSSGITTLVGGGTGPADGSKATTVTPGGWHLARMFEALEQFPVNIGLLGKGNTMSRDAMHAQLRGGALGFKIHEDWGATPAVIDACLGVCDETGAQLAIHTDTLNEAGFVGDTLAAIAGRTIHAYHTEGAGGGHAPDIITVVSEPNVLPSSTNPTRPHTVNTIEEHLDMLMVCHHLNPAVPEDLAFAESRIRPSTIGAEDILHDLGAISIISSDSQAMGRIGEVAMRTWQTAHVMKKRRGALPGDGRADNHRARRYVAKYTINPAVAQGLDHEIGSVERGKLADLVLWEPAFFGVKPQLVIKGGQIAYAQMGDANASIPTPQPVMPRPMFGALGKAPASNSLNFVADAAIEDDLPERLGLGKRFVPIRNTRRVTKADMRENDALPRVEVDPDTFTVTIDGDVVEPAPAAELPMAQRYFLF; encoded by the coding sequence ATGCCTGAGCTCGTACGCCCCGTGTACGCCGACCTGTTCGGCCCCACGACCGGCGACCGCATCCGGCTCGCCGACACCGACCTGCTGATCGAGATCGAGGAGGACCGCTGCGGCGGACCCGGACGCGCCGGTGACGAAGCGGTGTTCGGCGGCGGCAAGGTGATCCGCGAATCCATGGGCCAGGCGCGTACGACGCGTGCCGACGGCGCACCCGACACCGTCATCACCGGCGTTGTGGTCCTCGACCACTGGGGCATCGTCAAGGCCGACATCGGCATTCGGGACGGACGGATCACCGGCGTCGGCAAGGCCGGCAACCCCGACACGATGGACGGCGTGCACCCCGACCTCGTCATCGGGCCCGAGACCGAGATCATCGCCGGCAACGGCAAGATCCTCACCGCCGGCACGATCGACGCGCACGTCCACTTCATCTCGCCGACCATCGTCGACCAGGCGCTCTCCTCCGGCATCACCACGCTCGTCGGCGGCGGCACCGGACCGGCCGATGGCAGCAAGGCCACCACCGTCACGCCCGGCGGCTGGCACCTTGCCCGGATGTTCGAGGCGCTGGAGCAGTTCCCCGTCAACATCGGGCTGCTCGGCAAGGGCAACACCATGTCCCGTGACGCCATGCACGCCCAGCTCCGGGGCGGCGCCCTGGGATTCAAGATCCACGAGGACTGGGGGGCCACCCCCGCCGTCATCGACGCCTGCCTCGGTGTGTGCGACGAGACCGGCGCCCAGCTCGCCATCCACACCGACACGCTGAACGAGGCCGGGTTCGTCGGCGACACCCTCGCCGCCATCGCCGGGCGGACCATCCACGCGTACCACACCGAGGGCGCGGGCGGCGGGCACGCCCCGGACATCATCACGGTCGTGTCCGAGCCGAACGTCCTGCCCAGCTCCACCAACCCGACCCGGCCGCACACCGTCAACACCATCGAGGAACACCTCGACATGCTGATGGTCTGCCACCACCTCAACCCCGCCGTGCCGGAAGACCTGGCCTTCGCCGAGTCCCGGATCAGGCCCTCCACCATAGGGGCTGAGGACATCCTGCACGACCTCGGCGCCATCTCGATCATCTCCTCCGATTCCCAGGCCATGGGCCGCATCGGCGAGGTCGCGATGCGTACGTGGCAGACCGCGCACGTCATGAAGAAGCGCCGCGGCGCGCTGCCCGGCGACGGGCGGGCCGACAATCACCGCGCGCGTCGCTATGTCGCCAAGTACACGATCAACCCGGCCGTCGCGCAGGGCCTCGACCACGAGATCGGCTCCGTCGAGCGCGGCAAGCTCGCCGATCTGGTGCTGTGGGAGCCGGCCTTCTTCGGCGTCAAGCCGCAACTGGTCATCAAGGGCGGGCAGATCGCGTACGCGCAGATGGGCGACGCCAATGCCTCCATCCCGACCCCGCAGCCGGTCATGCCCCGCCCGATGTTCGGCGCGCTCGGCAAGGCGCCCGCCTCCAACTCCCTGAACTTCGTCGCGGACGCGGCGATCGAGGACGACCTGCCGGAACGCCTCGGCCTGGGCAAGCGGTTCGTACCGATCAGGAACACCCGTCGCGTCACCAAGGCCGACATGCGGGAGAACGACGCCCTCCCGCGCGTCGAGGTCGACCCGGACACCTTCACGGTGACGATCGACGGCGACGTGGTCGAACCGGCTCCAGCGGCTGAACTCCCCATGGCCCAACGCTACTTCCTCTTCTGA
- a CDS encoding type II toxin-antitoxin system Phd/YefM family antitoxin encodes MAYEIPVTQARAELAELINRVVYGGERVVVTRHGKPLVALVSAADLERLEGEQEVAEDPVISSVSAIGSAPSAPGERRRFGIAAEHRGSTRDS; translated from the coding sequence ATGGCCTACGAGATTCCGGTGACGCAAGCCCGAGCAGAGCTCGCCGAACTGATCAACCGCGTCGTCTACGGCGGAGAGCGGGTGGTCGTGACGCGTCACGGGAAGCCGCTGGTGGCGCTGGTTTCCGCCGCTGACCTGGAACGACTTGAAGGTGAGCAGGAGGTGGCCGAGGATCCGGTGATCAGTTCCGTCTCCGCGATCGGCTCGGCGCCGTCCGCTCCGGGCGAACGGCGCCGCTTCGGTATCGCGGCGGAACACCGCGGCAGCACACGCGACAGCTGA
- a CDS encoding ATP-dependent Clp protease proteolytic subunit, producing MNRPSTHSARYVLPEFTERTSTGTRTLDPYSKLLEERIVFLGTALDDTAANDVMAQFMHLEHAAPDRDISLYINSPGGSFTAMSAIYDTIQFVTCDVETICLGQAASSAAVLLAAGSPGKRLALPGARVLLSQPSIDEPVHGQPSDLEIEARELMRMRELLAELLARHTGQSGERVDADIERDKVFDADAARAYGLVDHIVQSRKDTSAFSAPR from the coding sequence ATGAACCGGCCTTCCACCCACAGCGCCCGCTACGTCCTGCCCGAATTCACCGAACGCACCAGCACCGGAACCCGCACCCTCGACCCGTACTCCAAGCTACTGGAAGAGCGGATCGTGTTCCTGGGTACGGCACTCGACGACACCGCCGCCAATGATGTGATGGCGCAGTTCATGCACCTCGAACATGCCGCCCCCGACCGGGACATCTCGCTCTACATCAACTCCCCCGGCGGCTCGTTCACCGCCATGTCGGCGATCTACGACACGATCCAGTTCGTCACCTGCGACGTCGAGACCATCTGCCTGGGCCAGGCCGCGTCCTCGGCTGCCGTGCTGCTCGCGGCCGGCTCACCGGGCAAGCGCCTCGCGCTGCCGGGAGCGCGGGTGCTCCTCAGCCAGCCGTCCATCGACGAGCCCGTGCATGGGCAGCCGTCCGATCTGGAGATCGAGGCGCGCGAGCTGATGCGCATGAGGGAGCTGCTCGCCGAGCTGCTCGCGCGCCACACCGGGCAGAGCGGGGAGCGTGTCGACGCCGACATCGAGCGCGACAAGGTCTTCGACGCGGATGCGGCCCGGGCGTACGGCCTGGTGGACCACATCGTGCAGAGCCGCAAGGACACTTCCGCCTTCTCCGCCCCGAGGTGA
- the bioB gene encoding biotin synthase BioB, with protein MDLLNTLVDKGLRRELPTREEALAVLATSDDELLDVVAAAGKVRRQWFGRRVKLNYLVNLKSGLCPEDCSYCSQRLGSKAEILKYTWLKPDEASQAAAAGVAGGAKRVCLVASGRGPTDRDVDRVSKTIEAIKEQNEDVEVCACLGLLSDGQAERLRAAGADAYNHNLNTSEATYGEITTTHTYADRVETVQQAQAAGMSACSGLIAGMGETDADLVDVVFALRDLDPDSVPVNFLIPFEGTPLAKEWNLTPQRALRILAMVRFVCPDVEVRLAGGREVHLRTMQPLALHLVNSIFLGDYLTSEGQAGQADLEMIADAGFEVEGTDTTTLPEHRAAGGGCGSVCGDEASGTCGDEPTAAAVPEARTDLVSVRRRGAGTDIAPNA; from the coding sequence ATGGACCTGCTGAACACGCTGGTGGACAAGGGGCTGCGGCGCGAACTGCCGACCCGCGAAGAGGCGCTCGCCGTACTGGCGACCTCCGACGACGAGCTGCTCGATGTGGTGGCCGCGGCCGGAAAGGTACGCCGCCAGTGGTTCGGACGGCGGGTGAAACTCAACTATCTGGTCAATCTGAAGTCCGGCCTGTGCCCCGAGGACTGCTCGTACTGCTCGCAGCGCCTCGGCTCCAAGGCCGAGATTCTCAAGTACACATGGCTGAAGCCCGACGAGGCGTCACAGGCGGCGGCCGCGGGGGTCGCGGGCGGCGCGAAGCGCGTGTGCTTGGTCGCGAGCGGGCGCGGGCCGACGGACCGGGACGTCGACCGGGTCTCGAAGACCATCGAGGCGATCAAGGAACAGAACGAGGACGTCGAGGTCTGTGCCTGCCTCGGGCTGCTGTCCGACGGGCAGGCCGAACGGCTGCGGGCGGCCGGCGCCGACGCGTACAACCACAACCTGAACACGTCCGAGGCGACGTACGGCGAGATCACCACCACTCACACCTACGCCGACCGTGTCGAGACCGTCCAGCAGGCGCAGGCGGCGGGCATGTCCGCGTGCTCCGGGCTGATCGCGGGCATGGGCGAGACGGACGCGGATCTCGTCGACGTCGTCTTCGCGCTGCGCGACCTCGACCCCGACTCGGTCCCGGTGAACTTCCTGATCCCCTTCGAGGGGACGCCGCTCGCCAAGGAGTGGAACCTGACGCCGCAGCGGGCGCTGCGCATCCTCGCGATGGTGCGGTTCGTCTGCCCGGACGTGGAAGTCCGGCTCGCCGGCGGGCGCGAGGTGCATCTGCGCACGATGCAGCCGCTCGCGCTGCACCTGGTCAACTCGATCTTCCTCGGCGACTACCTCACCAGTGAGGGCCAGGCCGGCCAGGCCGACCTGGAGATGATCGCCGACGCCGGCTTCGAGGTGGAGGGCACGGACACGACGACGCTGCCCGAGCACCGGGCGGCCGGCGGCGGCTGCGGCTCCGTGTGCGGTGACGAGGCGTCCGGAACGTGCGGCGACGAGCCGACGGCCGCTGCGGTGCCTGAGGCGCGTACGGACCTCGTGTCGGTACGCCGAAGGGGTGCGGGGACGGATATCGCCCCCAATGCCTGA
- a CDS encoding VOC family protein yields MTFMNPVCHITFDAHDPYAIAEFWSALTGYKVSKEDAPGDDEVLIESDQPGVPGLLFIRVPESKSVKNRIHLDIQPPNGTRDAEVERLAELGAKIISDQRNAEGLGWVVMADPEGNEFCVERSAMERGLV; encoded by the coding sequence ATGACCTTCATGAATCCGGTATGTCACATCACCTTCGACGCCCACGACCCGTACGCCATCGCCGAGTTCTGGTCCGCGCTCACCGGTTACAAGGTGAGCAAGGAGGACGCTCCGGGCGACGACGAAGTGCTGATCGAATCGGATCAGCCCGGCGTCCCCGGACTGCTGTTCATCCGTGTCCCCGAGAGCAAGAGCGTCAAGAACCGCATACACCTCGACATCCAGCCGCCGAACGGCACGCGGGATGCCGAGGTGGAGCGGCTCGCGGAGCTCGGCGCGAAGATCATCAGCGATCAGCGCAATGCGGAGGGCCTCGGCTGGGTCGTCATGGCCGACCCCGAGGGCAATGAATTCTGTGTCGAGCGCAGCGCGATGGAGCGCGGCCTCGTCTGA
- a CDS encoding class I SAM-dependent methyltransferase, whose amino-acid sequence MPLRRSKVPRDAVHHPLFARFYARISVVADLRGGVAAHRTELLSGLSGRVIEIGAGNGLNFAHYPSAVSEVVAIEPERSLRQLAVQAALDADVPVDVVPGAAEALPVKSEAYDAAVVSLVLCSVRDVPRALSEIRRVLRPGGELRFFEHGRGEGRAMVATQRALDRTVWPVLFGGCHTARDPIAEIRAAGFGIEACRRLFVPEQGVKLPSSPCVLGVARKPMETDVTGDTKGTGDTNGTGGTNSTGDTDAA is encoded by the coding sequence ATGCCGCTGCGCCGCAGCAAGGTTCCCCGGGACGCTGTGCACCATCCCCTTTTCGCCCGTTTCTACGCCCGAATCAGCGTGGTGGCCGACCTCAGAGGCGGGGTGGCAGCACACCGCACCGAGCTGCTGTCCGGCCTCTCCGGGCGGGTCATCGAGATCGGTGCGGGCAACGGGCTGAACTTCGCGCACTACCCGTCGGCCGTCTCCGAGGTCGTGGCGATCGAACCGGAGCGCAGCCTGCGCCAGTTGGCCGTGCAGGCCGCCCTGGACGCCGACGTCCCGGTGGACGTCGTGCCGGGCGCCGCGGAGGCGCTGCCGGTCAAGAGCGAGGCGTACGACGCGGCGGTGGTGTCGTTGGTGCTGTGCAGCGTACGAGACGTTCCGCGCGCGCTCTCCGAGATCAGGCGTGTGTTGCGGCCGGGCGGCGAACTGCGCTTCTTCGAGCACGGACGAGGCGAGGGCAGAGCCATGGTGGCCACCCAGCGCGCGCTGGACCGCACCGTATGGCCCGTCCTCTTCGGCGGCTGCCACACGGCGCGCGACCCGATAGCGGAAATCCGGGCGGCCGGCTTCGGGATCGAGGCCTGCCGACGGCTGTTCGTACCGGAGCAGGGCGTCAAGCTGCCGTCGTCGCCCTGCGTGCTGGGCGTGGCGCGCAAACCCATGGAGACGGATGTCACCGGTGATACGAAGGGCACCGGTGACACGAATGGCACCGGTGGCACGAATAGCACAGGTGACACGGACGCCGCATAG
- a CDS encoding urease subunit gamma: MQLTPHEQERLLIHVAADVAEKRRARGVKLNHPETIALITSHILEGARDGRTVAELMSSGRNVLTRDDVMEGIPEMIHDVQVEATFPDGTKLVTVHDPIA, encoded by the coding sequence GTGCAACTGACCCCGCACGAGCAGGAAAGACTGCTCATCCATGTGGCGGCGGACGTCGCGGAGAAGCGCCGGGCGCGCGGAGTGAAGCTCAATCACCCCGAGACGATCGCGCTCATCACCTCGCACATCCTCGAAGGCGCCCGCGACGGTCGGACCGTCGCCGAACTCATGTCGTCGGGCCGGAACGTGCTCACCCGTGACGACGTCATGGAAGGCATCCCCGAGATGATCCACGATGTACAGGTGGAGGCGACCTTCCCGGACGGCACCAAGCTCGTCACCGTCCACGACCCGATCGCCTGA
- a CDS encoding adenosylmethionine--8-amino-7-oxononanoate transaminase has protein sequence MFESLSPTELLRLDREHVWHPYGPMPGRVEPLLVESASGVRLRLGRPAHGQDELIDGMSSWWSAIHGYNHPVINEAARGQLDRMSHVMFGGLTHEPAVRLAAKLVEITPEPLRHVFLADSGSVSVEVAVKMCLQYWRSVGRPGKQRLLTWRGGYHGDTWQPMSVCDPEGGMHELWQGVLPRQIFADAPPAGFSEFSESYADHLRALVARHADELAAVIVEPVVQGAGGMLFHSPAYLRVLREACDEHGVLLIFDEIATGFGRTGTLFASEHAGVSPDVMCLGKALTGGYLTMAATLCTSEVAEGISRGELPVLAHGPTFMGNPLAAAVACASIDLLLGQDWAREVKRIEAGLREGLAESAELPGVRDVRVLGAIGVVQLDCALDEAAMAAATRAVVREGVWLRPFRDLIYTMPPYVTTDADLARVCGAVRAAASVA, from the coding sequence ATGTTCGAGTCGCTCAGCCCCACCGAACTGCTCCGGCTCGACCGGGAACACGTCTGGCATCCGTACGGTCCGATGCCGGGCCGCGTCGAGCCGCTGCTCGTCGAATCCGCGTCCGGCGTACGGCTGCGACTCGGCCGGCCCGCGCACGGGCAGGACGAGCTGATCGACGGCATGTCGTCCTGGTGGTCGGCGATCCACGGCTACAACCACCCGGTCATCAACGAGGCGGCGCGCGGCCAGCTGGACCGGATGAGTCATGTGATGTTCGGCGGGCTCACCCACGAGCCCGCCGTGCGGCTCGCCGCCAAGCTCGTCGAGATCACCCCGGAGCCGCTCCGGCATGTCTTCCTCGCCGACTCCGGATCGGTGTCGGTCGAGGTCGCCGTCAAGATGTGCCTCCAGTACTGGCGTTCGGTGGGCCGCCCCGGCAAGCAGCGCCTGCTGACCTGGCGCGGCGGCTACCACGGCGACACCTGGCAGCCGATGTCGGTGTGCGACCCCGAGGGCGGGATGCACGAGTTGTGGCAGGGGGTGCTGCCGCGTCAGATCTTCGCGGACGCGCCGCCTGCCGGATTCTCCGAATTCTCCGAGTCGTACGCCGACCACCTCCGCGCGCTCGTCGCCCGGCACGCGGACGAACTGGCTGCAGTGATCGTGGAGCCGGTGGTGCAGGGGGCGGGCGGCATGCTCTTCCACTCCCCCGCGTATCTGCGGGTGCTGCGCGAGGCGTGCGACGAACACGGCGTCCTGCTGATCTTCGACGAGATCGCGACCGGCTTCGGCCGTACGGGCACGCTGTTCGCGTCGGAGCACGCGGGCGTCTCACCCGACGTTATGTGCCTCGGCAAGGCGCTGACCGGCGGCTACCTGACGATGGCGGCGACGCTGTGCACGTCCGAGGTGGCCGAAGGCATCTCGCGCGGCGAGCTGCCCGTCCTGGCCCACGGCCCGACGTTCATGGGCAACCCGCTGGCGGCGGCGGTCGCCTGCGCGTCGATCGACCTGCTGCTCGGCCAGGACTGGGCGCGCGAGGTCAAGCGCATCGAAGCCGGCCTGCGGGAGGGCCTGGCGGAGTCGGCGGAGCTGCCGGGGGTACGGGACGTACGGGTCCTGGGCGCGATCGGCGTCGTACAGCTGGACTGCGCGCTTGACGAGGCGGCCATGGCGGCTGCGACGCGGGCGGTGGTGCGGGAGGGCGTGTGGCTGCGCCCGTTCCGCGACTTGATCTACACGATGCCGCCGTACGTCACGACTGACGCGGATCTCGCCCGCGTATGCGGGGCGGTGCGGGCGGCGGCGTCGGTTGCATGA
- a CDS encoding VOC family protein has protein sequence MRARVDEIVFDCADPAALVRFWAALLGGAPEDRSPDWSYIDPPGFTRLAFQRVPEGKAVKNRLHLDLDAGDLASATAEAERFGATRSGGIVTDAQGSFQVLLDPEGNEFCFVSGVPGPTG, from the coding sequence ATGCGAGCACGTGTCGACGAGATCGTCTTCGATTGTGCGGATCCGGCCGCTCTGGTCCGGTTCTGGGCCGCCCTGCTCGGCGGTGCCCCGGAGGACCGCAGTCCGGACTGGTCGTACATCGATCCGCCCGGGTTCACCCGGCTCGCCTTCCAGCGCGTACCCGAGGGGAAGGCCGTAAAGAACCGTCTCCACCTGGATCTGGACGCCGGCGACCTCGCCTCCGCCACCGCCGAGGCGGAACGCTTTGGGGCGACCAGAAGCGGCGGCATCGTCACCGATGCGCAAGGCTCTTTCCAGGTGCTCCTCGACCCCGAAGGCAACGAGTTCTGCTTCGTGAGCGGCGTACCGGGCCCCACGGGGTAA
- the bioD gene encoding dethiobiotin synthase, translating to MPIIIVTGTGTEIGKTIVTAAVATLARAANRTVAVLKPAQTGLAPGEPGGDADEVVRLAGTGVRGVELARFPDPLAPATAARRAALPPVRPHGIAEAAEKLAADYDLVLVEGAGGLLVRFDDDGATLADAARLLDAPVLVVTPAALGTLNSTALTAEALRARELELLGVVVGSWPTHPGLAERCNLTDLPEAAGAPLLGAVPEGAGALAPADFRTRAATWLAPSLGGTWRA from the coding sequence ATGCCCATCATCATCGTCACAGGAACCGGCACCGAGATCGGTAAGACCATCGTCACGGCCGCCGTAGCCACCCTCGCCCGCGCAGCCAACCGCACCGTCGCCGTACTGAAACCCGCCCAGACCGGCCTCGCCCCCGGTGAACCGGGCGGAGACGCCGACGAGGTCGTGCGCCTCGCGGGCACCGGCGTGCGCGGCGTAGAACTCGCCCGGTTCCCCGACCCCCTCGCCCCCGCCACCGCCGCCCGCCGCGCCGCACTTCCCCCCGTCCGCCCGCACGGCATCGCCGAGGCGGCCGAGAAGCTGGCCGCCGACTACGACCTCGTCCTCGTCGAAGGCGCCGGCGGCCTCCTCGTCCGCTTCGACGACGACGGCGCGACCCTCGCCGACGCCGCCCGTCTCCTCGACGCGCCCGTACTGGTCGTCACGCCCGCCGCCCTCGGCACGCTCAACTCGACCGCGCTGACCGCCGAAGCCCTGCGCGCCCGCGAACTGGAGCTCCTCGGCGTGGTCGTCGGCAGCTGGCCCACGCACCCCGGTCTGGCCGAGCGGTGCAATCTGACGGACCTGCCCGAAGCCGCGGGAGCCCCGCTGCTCGGAGCCGTTCCCGAGGGAGCCGGAGCCCTGGCGCCCGCCGATTTCCGTACCCGCGCCGCGACCTGGCTCGCGCCGAGTCTCGGCGGCACCTGGCGCGCGTAG